In the Streptomyces sp. WMMC940 genome, CGCAAGGTGCGCCACCAGTTCAGCTTCGCGAACCAGGGCAGAACGGTCGCCGTGGCCTCCACGACCCTGCTGTACGAGTTCGGTGCCCCCGTCGTGGTGCGGCTCCCCGACCGGGGCGACATCTACGCCGGCCGCGTCCGGATGTAGGCACCGGGGGGTCGGTAAATGGTCCGGACGTGCCATGCGCGGCGTGTGTCCCGCTCCCTACGCTAGGAAGCCGACACCGGCCGGAAGGGGTGAATGCACGTGGCTCCCGCCAGTACGCCGACAGTGCAGGACCACATCGCCCTCGCCGAGATCGAGTTGTGCGGTGAGTTGATGATCGCGGCCTCGGCGGTGGACGGGGAGCGGCTCAGCCCCGACCGGATCGACGAGGTGTTGAACGTCCATGTGATCGCGGCCGACGGCGAGTGAGGCCGGTCGGCACGACCGCCGGGACCGGCCTCGGGCGGGCGGGGGTCACGTCCGCATCATGCGGGCGATCGCCTTCGTCGCCTCCTCGACCTTCGCGTCGATCTCGTCGCCGCCCTTGAGCGCGGCATCGGCGACGCAGTGGCGCAAGTGCTCCTCCAGCAGCTGCAGCGCGAAGGACTGCAGCGCCTTCGTGGAAGCGGAGACCTGCGTGAGTATGTCGATGCAGTACGTGTCCTCGTCGACCATGCGCTGCAGTCCGCGGATCTGGCCCTCGATCCGGCGCAGCCGCTTGAGGTGCTCGTCCTTCTGTTTGTGGTAGCCGTGGACGCCCTGGTCGTGGCTGGATTCCTCGTGAGCCGTGACCGGAAGTCCGCCGGCCGTGTCCGTGGTCGTCATCGGTCCTCCCGCAGACCTGTCCGGTATACCCCTCGTGGGTATATGGTACCGATCCCTGACGGTTCGGGCAGGGCCCCGTGCTGCTGTCTCTTCTCGATGGGCGACACTGAGGGGACGCCGGTTAGCCGTGGCCGGACGATGCGCCTAGCATCAGCCTGACCGAAGACCCAGTACCCCCGAGGACCCCACGTGCGATTTCGTCTGACCCCCAGGGAGACGAGCTTCTATGACATGTTCGCCGCGTCCGCGGACAACATCGTCACGGGCTCGAAGCTCCTGATGGAACTGCTCGGAGCGGACGGTCCCGCCCGGGCCGAGATCGCGGAACGAATGCGCGCAGCGGAGCACGCCGGGGACGACGCCACCCATGCGATCTTCCATCAGCTGAACTCCTCGTTCATCACGCCCTTCGACCGTGAGGACATCTACTCCCTCGCGTCATCGCTGGACGACATCATGGACTTCATGGAGGAGGCCGTCGATCTGGTCGTCCTCTACAACATCGAGGAGCTGCCGAAGGGTGTCGAGCAGCAGATCGAGGTGCTGGCCCGGGCCGCGGAGCTGACGGCGGAGGCCATGCCGCACCTCCGGACGATGGACAACCTCACCGAGTACTGGATCGAGGTGAACCGTCTGGAGAACCAGGCGGACCAGATCCACCGCAAGCTCCTCGCGCACCTCTTCAACGGCAAGTACGACGCCATCGAGGTCCTCAAGCTCAAGCAGATCGTCGACGTTCTCGAGGAGGCCGCGGACGCGTTCGAGCACGTGGCCAACACGGTGGAGACCATCGCGGTCAAGGAGTCCTGAGCGGACGTGGACACCTTTGCGCTGGTCGTGACCATCGGGGTCGCGCTCTTCTTCACGTACACCAACGGCTTCCACGACTCGGCGAACGCGATCGCCACCTCCGTGTCGACGCGTGCCCTGACCCCGCGTGCCGCCCTGGCGATGGCCGCGGTGATGAACCTCGCGGGCGCGTTCCTCGGCAGCGGCGTCGCCAAGACCGTCAGCGAGGGCCTGATCGAGACGCCCAAGGGCGACCGGGGCATGGGCATCCTGTTCGCGGCGCTGGTCGGCGCGATCATCTGGAACCTGATCACCTGGTACTTCGGTCTGCCCTCCTCGTCGTCGCACGCCCTCTTCGGCGGCATGGTGGGTGCGGCGCTGGCCGGCGGAACCGAGGTCATCTGGGGCGGGGTGCTCGACAAGGTCGTCATCCCGATGTTCGTCTCGCCCGTGGTGGGTCTGGTCTTCGGCTACCTCGTGATGACCGCGATCATGTGGATCTTCCGGCGGGCCAACCCGGCGAAGGCGAAGCGGGGCTTCCGCATAGCCCAGACCGTGTCCGCGGCGGGCATGGCGCTCGGCCATGGCCTCCAGGACGCGCAGAAGACCATGGGCATCGTGGTGATGGCCCTGGTCATCGCCGATGTCGAGGACTACGGCGACCCCATTCCGGTGTGGGTGAAGGTCGCCTGTGCGGTGATGCTGTCGCTCGGTACGTACGCGGGCGGCTGGCGCATCATGCGGACCCTCGGCCGCAAGATCATCGAACTGGACCCGCCGCAGGGGTTCGCGGCGGAGACGACCGGTGCGTCGATCATGTTCGGCTCGGCGTTCCTCTTCCACGCGCCGATCTCCACGACGCATGTGATCACCTCGGCGATCATGGGTGTCGGTGCGACGAAGCGGGTGAACGCGGTGCGGTGGGGCGTCGCGAAGAACATCGTGATGGGGTGGTTCATCACGATGCCGGCCGCGGCGTTGGTCGCCGCGCTGAGCTTCTGGATCGTGAACCTGGCCTTCGGCTAGTGCGGCGTGGGGCCGCGCAGTCCGCGGTGTGACGTCTCGCGTGCGCCGCGTCCCGTTCGGGGGCGCGGCGTTTCGCTGCGCCCGGCCGGTGTGTCCGTCCTCGAACTCCCCCGGGCCTTCGTCCGGTGGGCCCGTCGGGCCGAGGGGCGTGCCGGCCCGCGCCGGGCGTGCGGCGTCCGATGGCGGAGGGGCGGGTCATGGGCGTACGCGTGACGCCCCGGGCACGGGAGGCGGTCCCGCGGACCGCCGGGCGGCAAGACGTCGGCCCCCGCTCGGATGAGAGGGGGCCGACCGTTCGCCCTGCGGTGGCACCGCCATGCAGCACCGCGGGGCAGTACGGGGTGCTCAGCCGAAGCGGCCCGAGATGTAGTCCTCGGTCGCCTGGACGGACGGGTTGGAGAAGATCCGCTCCGTCTCGTCTATCTCGACGAGCTTGCCGGGCTGACCGACCGCCGCGAGGTTGAAGAACGCCGTGCGGTCGGAGACGCGCGCCGCCTGCTGCATGTTGTGCGTCACGATGACGATCGTGAAGCGCTCCTTCAGCTCGCCGATCAGGTCCTCGATCGCCAGGGTGGAGATCGGGTCGAGCGCCGAGCAGGGCTCGTCCATCAGCAGGACGTCCGGCTCGACCGCGATCGCGCGGGCGATGCACAGACGCTGCTGCTGACCGCCGGAGAGGCCCGAGCCGGGCTTGTTGAGGCGGTCCTTGACCTCGTTCCAGAGGTTCGCGCCCCGGAGGGAGCGCTCGACGATGTCGTTGAGCTGGTTCTTCTTGTACGAGCCGTTCAGCCGCAGGCCCGCTGCCACGTTGTCGAAGATCGACATGGTGGGGAACGGGTTGGGGCGCTGGAACACCATGCCGACCGTGCGCCGCACCGCGACGGGGTCGACGTCCTTGCCGTACAGGTTCTCGTCGTCCAGCATCACCTTGCCCTCGACGCGGCCGCCGGGGGTGACCTCGTGCATACGGTTCAGGGTGCGCAGGAACGTGGACTTGCCGCAGCCGGAGGGGCCGATGAAGGCCGTCACCGAGCGGGGCTCCACGGT is a window encoding:
- a CDS encoding metal-sensitive transcriptional regulator, producing the protein MTTTDTAGGLPVTAHEESSHDQGVHGYHKQKDEHLKRLRRIEGQIRGLQRMVDEDTYCIDILTQVSASTKALQSFALQLLEEHLRHCVADAALKGGDEIDAKVEEATKAIARMMRT
- the pstB gene encoding phosphate ABC transporter ATP-binding protein PstB; this encodes MAKRIDISGLSAFYGSHKAIEDISMTVEPRSVTAFIGPSGCGKSTFLRTLNRMHEVTPGGRVEGKVMLDDENLYGKDVDPVAVRRTVGMVFQRPNPFPTMSIFDNVAAGLRLNGSYKKNQLNDIVERSLRGANLWNEVKDRLNKPGSGLSGGQQQRLCIARAIAVEPDVLLMDEPCSALDPISTLAIEDLIGELKERFTIVIVTHNMQQAARVSDRTAFFNLAAVGQPGKLVEIDETERIFSNPSVQATEDYISGRFG
- a CDS encoding inorganic phosphate transporter; amino-acid sequence: MDTFALVVTIGVALFFTYTNGFHDSANAIATSVSTRALTPRAALAMAAVMNLAGAFLGSGVAKTVSEGLIETPKGDRGMGILFAALVGAIIWNLITWYFGLPSSSSHALFGGMVGAALAGGTEVIWGGVLDKVVIPMFVSPVVGLVFGYLVMTAIMWIFRRANPAKAKRGFRIAQTVSAAGMALGHGLQDAQKTMGIVVMALVIADVEDYGDPIPVWVKVACAVMLSLGTYAGGWRIMRTLGRKIIELDPPQGFAAETTGASIMFGSAFLFHAPISTTHVITSAIMGVGATKRVNAVRWGVAKNIVMGWFITMPAAALVAALSFWIVNLAFG
- a CDS encoding DUF47 domain-containing protein; translated protein: MRFRLTPRETSFYDMFAASADNIVTGSKLLMELLGADGPARAEIAERMRAAEHAGDDATHAIFHQLNSSFITPFDREDIYSLASSLDDIMDFMEEAVDLVVLYNIEELPKGVEQQIEVLARAAELTAEAMPHLRTMDNLTEYWIEVNRLENQADQIHRKLLAHLFNGKYDAIEVLKLKQIVDVLEEAADAFEHVANTVETIAVKES